The Mauremys reevesii isolate NIE-2019 linkage group 1, ASM1616193v1, whole genome shotgun sequence genome has a segment encoding these proteins:
- the LOC120398847 gene encoding olfactory receptor 52R1-like: MSDSNRTDFTNPSTFILLGIPGLEAAHVWISIPFCTMYIIVILGNFTILFIIVKMEPNIHEPMYYFLCMLAVTDLLISTSTVPKMLSIFWFNSREISFSACLTQMYFIHSFSAMESGILVAMAFDRYVAICHPLRHSAILTISVVAKIGLALVLRGGILALPYPFLARRWPYCRTNIIPHFYCRHIAVVKLACADIRISSYYGLFNLFFVSGMDVFFITMSYTQILWAIFRLPTKDARLKTFGTCISHLCAILALYTPDFFSSLTQRFGHNVPLHLRILFASVYLMVPPMLHPIIYGARTKQIRGRLLQLLTHKET; the protein is encoded by the coding sequence ATGTCAGATTCTAACAgaaccgacttcaccaacccctccaccttcatcctgctgggcattcctggcctggaggcggcccatgtctggatctccatccccttctgcaccatgtacatcATAgtcatcttggggaacttcaccatcctgttcatcatCGTGAAGATGGAGCCGAACATCCAcgagcccatgtactatttcctctgcatgctggctgtgACCGACCTGCTCATTTCCACATCCACCGTACCCAAAATGCTGAgtatcttctggttcaattccagggagatcagtttcagtgcctgcctcacccagatgtacttcattcactccTTCTCAGCAATGGAGTCTGGaatcctcgtggccatggctttcgatcgctacgtggccatctgccatcccctgagacattccgcCATCCTCACAATCTCTGTTGTGGCCAAGATAGGCCTGGCCTTGGTGCTGCGCGGTGGCATACTCGCAttaccctatcccttcctggcgaggcggtggccatattgcagaaccaacatcatcccacACTTTTATTGTCGGCATATagccgtggtgaagctggcctgtgctgacatccgcatcagtagttactatggcctgTTTAATCTTTTCTTTGTGAGCGGaatggatgtgttttttatcacCATGTCCTACACTCAGATCCTCTGGGCCATCTTCCGCTTgcccacaaaggatgcccggctcaaaacttttgggacctgcatctctcatctttgtgccatcttAGCTTTGTACACCCCAgattttttctcctctctcacacagcggtttggccacaatgtgccaCTGCATTTACGCATTCTCTTTGCCAGTGTTTACCTGATGGTGCCCCCCATGCTAcaccccatcatctacggggcgaggaccaaacagatccggggcaggctgctccagctccttACTCATAAAGAGACCTAA